One stretch of Oncorhynchus tshawytscha isolate Ot180627B linkage group LG19, Otsh_v2.0, whole genome shotgun sequence DNA includes these proteins:
- the LOC112218233 gene encoding tyrosine-protein phosphatase non-receptor type 5-like, which yields MTRRLSSSTRSQTEDSVFLKPDEDPIWLDDPPTTDGDPSQPGDGPPGLDEPPGPGTGPPGPQRHPEELWRDKFYTIVMGMHWCAVFCTISQITGYWAFFLVDGNGLFSAFYKSLQLLDFYLGVLLSFNPVFGVDSLCVMAEVEKTNHYWVLQATEGIGMAIIVFMIIRTVCKLEYGDAWWSAAKVADHGDRRQSVSRQPSFTLSEWTDAQEDLMDLEPEPQTPIFDLGLDTRTEGDITTLSVTPVGLQERRGSNVSLTLDMCSPGCTEPYGYGAQLSPRDQTAKEYLREGTNTLTPSQLHTRAIDDQALQAEFYETPMNFVDPKEYNYPGLVRKNRYKTILPNAHSRVILRTADEEEFLSTYINANYLQGYGGEERAYIATQGPTVNTVGDFWRMVWQERCPIIVMITNLEEKNEKCAEYWPEDSVTHEGIEIKVVTVTQEDDYSLRVFTLKFDGEERSLRQYWYTSWPDQKTPDKAPPLLELVEEVEQARAEAPPTSGPVIVHCSAGIGRTGCFIATSILCKQLRSEGVVDILRTTCQLRLDRGGMIQTGEQYQFVHHVLSLYEKQLSHIVEE from the exons ATGACCAGACGACTGAGCAGCTCGACTCGTTCCCAGACGGAGGACTCCGTCTTCCTAAAGCCAGACGAAGACCCCATATGGCTGGATGACCCTCCAACGACAGACGGCGACCCCTCTCAACCAGGAGATGGCCCCCCAGGCCTTGATGAACCCCCAGGACCAGGGACAGGTCCCCCAGGGCCCCAGAGACACCCAGAGGAACTGTGGAGGGACAAGTTTTACACCATCGTCATGGGGATGCACTGGTGTGCCGTGTTCTGCACAATTTCCCAAATCACG GGTTATTGGGCCTTCTTCCTGGTGGATGGTAATGGGCTTTTCTCAGCCTTCTACAAATCCCTGCAGCTCCTAGACTTCTACCTGGGCGTCCTCCTATCATTCAACCCTGTGTTTGGAGTGGAC TCCCTGTGCGTGATGGCGGAGGTGGAGAAAACCAATCACTACTGGGTCCTCCAGGCCACCGAAGGCATTGGCATGGCTATCATTGTCTTCATG ATCATCCGCACTGTGTGTAAGTTGGAGTACGGTGATGCGTGGTGGTCAGCGGCGAAGGTGGCTGACCATGGGGACAGACGTCAGTCGGTGAGTCGCCAGCCTTCCTTCACCCTGTCGGAGTGGACAGACGCCCAGGAGGACCTGATGGACCTGGAACCTGAACCCCAGACCCCCATCTTTGACCTGGGCCTGGACACCAGGACAGAGGGGGACATCACCACCCTCTCTGTTACACCTGTGGGCCTGCAGGAGAG gagaggCTCCAACGTGTCTCTGACCCTGGACATGTGTTCTCCTGGCTGTACGGAGCCCTATGGCTACGGAGCCCAGCTCTCCCCCAGAGACCAGACTGCCAAGGAGTACCTGAGGGAGGGAACAAACACTCTCACCCCTAGCCAGCTCCACACACGCGCTATAGACGACCAGGCCCTACAGGCTGAGTTCTat GAAACTCCCATGAACTTTGTGGACCCAAAGGAGTATAACTACCCGGGCCTGGTGAGGAAGAACCGCTACAAGACCATCCTCCCCA ACGCACACAGCCGAGTGATACTCCGGACAGCAGATGAAGAGGAGTTCCTCAGTACCTACATCAACGCTAACTACCTACAG GGTTACGGGGGTGAGGAGCGGGCGTACATCGCTACCCAGGGTCCTACAGTGAACACAGTGGGAGACTTCTGGAGGATGGTGTGGCAGGAGCGCTGTCCCATCATCGTCATGATCACAAACCTAGAGGAGAAGaatgag AAATGTGCAGAGTACTGGCCTGAGGACTCTGTGACCCACGAGGGCATCGAGATCAAGGTTGTCACGGTAACCCAGGAGGACGACTACAGCCTGAGGGTCTTCACTCTGAAG TTTGATGGAGAGGAGCGCAGCCTCCGGCAGTACTGGTACACCTCCTGGCCTGACCAGAAGACCCCAGACAAAGCCCCGCCCCTCCTGGAGCTGGTAGAGGAAGTGGAGCAGGCCAGAGCGGAAGCTCCGCCCACCAGCGGCCCTGTCATCGTCCACTGCAG TGCAGGGATAGGTCGGACAGGCTGTTTCATCGCCACCTCCATCCTGTGTAAACAGCTGAGGAGTGAGGGCGTGGTCGACATCCTGAGGACCACCTGCCAGCTCCGCCTCGACAG aggCGGAATGATCCAGACGGGTGAGCAGTACCAGTTTGTTCACCACGTCCTCAGCCTCTACGAGAAGCAGCTGTCCCACATTGTAGAGGAGTAG